The following are encoded together in the Strongyloides ratti genome assembly S_ratti_ED321, chromosome : 2 genome:
- a CDS encoding Ferric-chelate reductase 1 — protein sequence MMLWAWFLLVLKAVFYMRYYKQFLKHKHLFGVEIWFQAHRILNGLAFIFITIAIIATFAGNNFKWLGPKVNGNSSGTPGVWHSMIGILAYSFVIFQLISSFFRCAPSKKNRLIFSIVHRTFGILSFTLALLNIFIAVKCFTNLYSNPSGAIDVLYCYYAIILICIITNEVQIRFKIRIGLLATLGFLIFSSLIVCIYLTITIACS from the exons ATGATGTTATGGGCATGGTTTCTTTTAGTATTGAAAGCAGTTTTTTATATGAGATATtacaaacaatttttaaaacacaAACATTTATTTGGAGTTGAAATATGGTTTCAAGCACATAGAATATTAAATGGTTTagcttttatttttataacaattgcTATTATAGCAACATTTGCTggaaacaattttaaatggCTTGGTCCCAAA gTTAATGGTAATAGTTCTGGAACACCAGGTGTATGGCATTCTATGATTGGTATACTAGCATACagttttgttatttttcaattaatttcatctttttttcGTTGTGCTCCAAGTAAAAAAAATCGactaatattttctattgttCATAGAACTTTTGGAATCCTATCATTTACACTagcattattaaatatttttatagcaGTGAAATgttttacaaatttatattctaATCCAAGTGGTGCTATTGatgttttatattgttattatgcaataattttaatttgtatTATAACAAATGAAGTTCAAATAagatttaaaattagaattGGACTTCTTGCAACATTaggatttttaattttttcatctcTTATTGTTTGTATCTATTTAACAATTACTATTGCTTGTTCTTAA